DNA sequence from the Coffea eugenioides isolate CCC68of chromosome 9, Ceug_1.0, whole genome shotgun sequence genome:
CCAAGGCTTGCCTGAAGAAGCTCCTCGAAAGCTTGAAGAATGAAGATTCTAGTTAATATCCTAGTTTCTTTGGCCAAGGCTAATTATGCGTCTGTGGTCGTTTACATCAAAATAATCTGTCGTTAGCTTTGATGAATTACTTTATATGTGCGTGCATTGATTGAGGAAATATATGGATTCCCCGAAATTTTGCTGTGTTGATTGAACTGAACTCTAAATTGAATCAAACAGGTTGAAGGCTTCAAAATGAACTTAATCTACTACGATTTGTACCAAGCCACCCGTCTAGAAAAGTTCGTCACAGGCATGTATTTCCCTTTCCCTGCCTATTGTTCTCACTTTCCCAGCATAAAATGAGTAATGACAAACGTCCATTTTGCAGCTTATGGCCAGTTCCTGAAAGCCAATGGTGAACAACCCGTGACGTGGAAAAGAGCTTCATCCATGGATGAAGTGCTTCGAGAAGCTGATGTGGTAACCATCAAACTCACTATTTTAGTCCAGAAATATAAAAGTCATTTTTGTCCTGTTTCTCTCAGCGCATTTTCACCATTGGTTAATAGATAAGTCTTCATCCTGTCCTCGACAAAACAACGTATCATCTTGTGAATAAAGAAAGCCTTGCAGTAATGAAAAAGGTAATGCATGTCTTTAAACTTCCTTCCTCGATGAGCTAGTTGGTGGGATTAGAATGACTTGCTTCATCATTCCTTGCTGTGTAACTTGATAATTGATTCGCAGGAGGCAATCCTTGTGAACTGCAGCAGGGGTCCGGTCATTGATGAGGTAGCTCTTGTGGAGCATCTGAAAGCAAACCCCATGTTTCGAGTCGGTCTTGATGTATTTGAGGTACTTAAActtaggattaatctttcctgcACTGATAGTGTACGCTATCaacgttggatgaatgacaaccatgcaaaatttgaatttgaaaatcaactttTGTATacatgtcataaatcaaacggtgatagtgttcaaattcaaattttgcatgattgtcattcatccaacggtgatagtgtatacactgtcagtgtatataagatttactcttaaacTCAAGAATACTTGTAAGTTCTTTGGAGACTTACAACCACAAATGAGGAAATAATGTGCCTGCCATTTTTGGTGTACTCCGGACTAGGATGAGCCTTATATGAAACCTGGGCTTGCAGACATGAAAAATGCTATCGTGGTGCCTCACATAGCATCCGCTTCCAAGGTGACTGAAAGCTATTTCCATCATCTATTTCCAGTTTTGCGTTTACCTTGTTAGTGGGGACTAGAAAATTGCTTGTTCCTTAAGTACTTACAAACCCACACGGTTTATGCAGTGGACTCGTGAAGGAATGGCAACACTAGCTGCCCTGAATGTCTTGGTATACCATCTTTACAAGAAAAAGTTTAGGAGAATTTTCTCATTGCATCTGGGAATTCGTTTCTTTCGTCCATCCGTGTCAGGCCAAACCATAGTGATTATTGACTTTATCTATCCAAATGTACAGGGAAAGATCAAAGGCTACCCAATCTGGTCTAACCCAAACAGCGTGGAAGCATTCCTAGATGAGAACTCTCCCCCTCCTGCTGCATGCCCAAGCATTGTCAACGCAAAAGCTATAGGCAAGTCCTTTACTAATGTTCTTGTCTCAACCAATATCCTTAGTTCTTGAAGAACACCTTCCATGACCAAAAACCATAATTGCAGGTTTACCAGTTTCAAAGCTGTAATTACGGTACACTACACTACAAGAATGGGCATCTTGAGGCAGCATATGAAACTAGAAGGAATCCTGAGAATTACGGGCTATTCACTGATGAGGAGAGTTGATATTAATATGTAATTTTCCTTGATGAATTGTTGACAGCATTGTAAATTGGTTATATGTATAATAATTGTCTTTACTTGCGTATGGTTTTATCAGTCTTACGGTGCGTttaataaaactgaaatctgaagtttgaatccattaagttattgaatt
Encoded proteins:
- the LOC113782852 gene encoding glycerate dehydrogenase; amino-acid sequence: MAKPVQIEVWNPNGKYRVVSTKPMPGTRWINLLIQQDCRVEICTQNKTILSVEDIIALIGDKCDGVIGQLTEDWGDALFSALSKAGGKAFSNMAVGYNNVDVNAANRYGVAVGNTPGVLTETTAELAATLSVAAARRIVEADEFMRGGLYEGWLPHLFVGNLLKGQTVGVIGAGRIGSAYARMMVEGFKMNLIYYDLYQATRLEKFVTAYGQFLKANGEQPVTWKRASSMDEVLREADVISLHPVLDKTTYHLVNKESLAVMKKEAILVNCSRGPVIDEVALVEHLKANPMFRVGLDVFEDEPYMKPGLADMKNAIVVPHIASASKWTREGMATLAALNVLGKIKGYPIWSNPNSVEAFLDENSPPPAACPSIVNAKAIGLPVSKL